One genomic window of Denticeps clupeoides chromosome 14, fDenClu1.1, whole genome shotgun sequence includes the following:
- the LOC114803055 gene encoding uncharacterized protein LOC114803055, protein MESGKFAPTSPKQMKLDTAEQHTFRSGFEPDSSKTHIISAEDEKLLPQCCISQEESVIEESFRKGERKYFTRENVSHREDDKVLHMMTVTGKGWKDPGQCKESLNNILPVKRALASWDEDGSHILEAVPVTSEGSNMECKPGLYGNHLENGAKCYQIHTDSESPTHNGAKNFQISDNRGSKPSYEIYVHPYAEMCNCGETVAEFGQDYMGDRGTEVMESIDALSINYNLTLRRDVFEINKAKVCVDVGLPGHSDTNPRQDPIDETVGTSEPLVKGEAYTDDTEEILTVSLYESVIKHQEGSSEIYHDHDASEMAEHCLGTQKEVCTRDANHCSLPCWNIRDPANHGSYACEAPQDSTEDRQIKNQDAVTDLQEVVGKTLINIVSTLKNTLKTTAETSVTPNIKAGFPDTNAKPLEWEATENSLTKAHIHSLFDYIVFDSFNKVELGIDTGNEKNLLLSCSPSKESPARDTLQPLPEMHFTPDDKEDIAATKGGSPLRCTTIPKCLLHITMDEDENYDIGCPQHQNTVSQDAFTKLALPTYELQENCDPVLNDIPMFEMKEKFNLVLEEQQRSACGQHVSCQKRSELGHINDVDSCSLLSEEMKDIRQIYSHSREAEDIRAPNIQKDSEQEVPLHESNFSPEEEDSMYSNTKDGEARKSEKTNQLWSPAFSNLPSPQQPSLEQARPSKRLEPLRTCTRPIRVGLSKKAKTKCLHPCLK, encoded by the coding sequence ATGGAGTCCGGCAAATTTGCTCCAACATCACCTAAACAGATGAAGTTGGACACAGCTGAACAGCACACATTCAGAAGCGGTTTTGAGCCTGacagcagcaaaacacacaTAATTTCAGCTGAAGATGAAAAGCTGCTGCCACAGTGCTGCATCTCACAAGAAGAAAGTGTAATAGAAGAGTCATtcagaaagggagagagaaaatatTTTACCAGGGAAAATGTGTCTCACAGAGAAGATGACAAAGTGTTACATATGATGACTGTTACAGGAAAGGGTTGGAAAGACCCAGGGCAGTGCAAAGAGAGCTTGAATAATATACTGCCAGTCAAGCGTGCTCTTGCTTCATGGGATGAGGATGGTAGCCATATCCTCGAAGCAGTTCCTGTGACTTCAGAAGGATCAAACATGGAATGTAAACCTGGACTTTATGGAAACCATTTAGAAAACGGGGCAAAATGTTATCAGATTCATACAGATTCTGAATCTCCAACTCATAATGGAGCAAAAAACTTTCAAATATCAGATAATAGAGGAAGTAAACCCAGCTATGAGATTTATGTGCACCCATATGCAGAGATGTGTAATTGTGGAGAAACAGTAGCTGAATTTGGACAAGACTACATGGGTGACAGAGGAACTGAGGTCATGGAGAGCATTGATGCTTTGAGTATTAACTATAATCTTACATTAAGAAGAGATGTATTTGAAATTAATAAGGCTAAGGTCTGCGTAGATGTTGGATTACCAGGACATTCTGACACTAATCCACGTCAAGATCCTATTGATGAAACAGTTGGTACTTCTGAACCCTTGGTGAAAGGTGAAGCCTATACAGATGATACAGAAGagatactgactgtaagtctttATGAAAGCGTGATTAAACATCAAGAAGGGTCATCTGAAATTTATCATGACCATGATGCCAGTGAAATGGCTGAACATTGTCTTGGCACACAGAAGGAAGTTTGCACAAGAGATGCCAATCATTGTAGCTTGCCCTGCTGGAACATACGTGATCCTGCAAATCACGGTTCATACGCTTGTGAAGCTCCACAAGATTCCACTGAGGACAGACAGATTAAAAACCAAGATGCCGTTACAGATCTCCAGGAGGTTGTGGGGAAGACACTAATTAACATTGTAAgtacattaaaaaatacattaaaaacaacagcTGAGACTAGTGTCACACCCAACATCAAGGCTGGGTTCCCAGACACAAATGCAAAGCCTTTGGAATGGGAAGCAACGGAGAACAGCCTTACAAAAGCACATATTCACTCTCTTTTTGACTACATAGTTTTTGACTCTTTCAACAAAGTAGAACTTGGAATTGATACTGGGaatgaaaaaaatctgcttCTCAGCTGCTCTCCAAGTAAAGAGTCACCTGCACGTGACACACTTCAGCCTCTTCCAGAGATGCATTTCACACCTGACGATAAGGAAGACATTGCTGCCACCAAAGGTGGAAGTCCACTGAGGTGCACTACGATTCCCAAATGTCTCCTACACATCACCATGGATGAGGATGAAAATTATGATATTGGGTGTCCACAACACCAGAACACTGTTTCACAAGATGCCTTTACAAAACTGGCACTTCCTACTTATGAGCTTCAGGAGAATTGTGATCCAGTTCTCAATGACATCCCTAtgtttgaaatgaaagaaaagtttAATCTAGTGCTTGAAGAACAGCAGAGGTCAGCATGTGGTCAGCATGTGTCATGCCAAAAAAGGTCTGAATTGGGTCATATAAATGATGTGGACAGTTGCAGTCTTCTGTCAGAAGAAATGAAGGACATAAGACAGATCTACAGCCACAGCAGAGAGGCAGAGGACATTAGAGCTCCAAACATCCAAAAAGATTCTGAGCAGGAGGTGCCTTTGCATGAGAGTAATTTCAGCCCAGAAGAGGAAGATTCAATGTACTCTAATACAAAAGATGGAG